One Candidatus Anstonellales archaeon DNA window includes the following coding sequences:
- a CDS encoding amidohydrolase, with protein sequence MSILIKEASVLSQGSRVQKQDVFIEGNIIEEISSSINKTSEFKINANGSLLIPGFINTHTHVAMSLLRGYSDDLALKEWLSEKIWPAEKKMDPKAVYAGSMLSIAEMLRSGTTCFSDMYFHMDSVARAVDKSGIRATLGYGMIDHQEEDKMKKELIEAERFARKWNKKAEGRITASICPHAPNTCSEKLLKEASRISKALGCKLHIHLSETRNELIDILKKTNKRPVQYLESLGFLSGNLIAAHCVWLSKQEILILAKHNVSVALCPVSNMKLAGGGAPPVPEFISSGLTISLGTDGPASNNSLSMFETMKTLVLSQKHARWDAKAVTCNQAFDFATVGGAKALGIDAGEIARGKLADLILVDTKAPNTTPNFNPISNIVYSAHPGNVTHTIVNGKLLMEDRKIIAFDENKVIEEAQRQSEKLITQS encoded by the coding sequence ATGTCAATTCTCATCAAGGAAGCATCAGTCCTCTCACAAGGTAGCAGGGTACAAAAACAAGATGTATTCATTGAAGGAAACATCATTGAAGAAATATCCTCCTCAATAAACAAAACTTCAGAGTTTAAGATAAATGCAAATGGTAGTCTTCTGATACCAGGTTTCATTAACACCCACACCCATGTAGCAATGTCTCTCTTGAGGGGTTACTCTGATGACTTAGCTCTAAAAGAATGGCTAAGCGAAAAAATATGGCCAGCTGAGAAGAAGATGGACCCTAAGGCAGTGTATGCAGGTTCAATGCTCTCGATTGCAGAGATGCTTCGTTCTGGAACAACTTGTTTTTCAGATATGTATTTCCATATGGATTCGGTTGCAAGAGCCGTTGATAAAAGCGGCATACGAGCAACGCTTGGCTACGGAATGATAGACCACCAAGAAGAAGATAAAATGAAAAAAGAACTCATAGAGGCTGAACGCTTTGCTCGCAAATGGAATAAAAAAGCAGAAGGCAGGATTACAGCGTCCATATGCCCTCATGCTCCAAATACATGCAGCGAAAAATTACTCAAGGAAGCAAGTCGCATATCAAAGGCTCTTGGTTGTAAACTCCATATCCACCTCTCAGAAACGCGAAATGAGCTAATTGACATTCTCAAAAAAACCAACAAGAGACCCGTACAATATCTTGAGTCCCTCGGCTTTCTTTCAGGAAACCTAATTGCTGCGCATTGCGTTTGGCTTTCAAAACAGGAAATACTCATTCTTGCAAAACACAACGTTTCTGTAGCTCTTTGCCCGGTTTCAAACATGAAACTTGCTGGAGGTGGTGCTCCCCCCGTTCCGGAATTTATCTCATCAGGTCTAACCATTTCTCTTGGCACCGATGGCCCAGCAAGCAACAATTCCCTATCCATGTTTGAAACCATGAAAACTCTTGTGCTTTCGCAAAAGCATGCACGGTGGGATGCAAAAGCCGTAACGTGTAATCAAGCTTTTGATTTTGCAACTGTTGGAGGAGCAAAAGCTTTAGGAATAGATGCCGGAGAAATAGCACGAGGAAAACTTGCAGACTTGATTCTTGTTGATACAAAAGCTCCAAACACCACTCCAAACTTCAATCCAATATCAAATATAGTCTATTCGGCACATCCCGGAAACGTCACCCATACTATAGTAAACGGAAAGCTTCTTATGGAAGATAGAAAGATAATTGCGTTTGACGAAAATAAGGTGATAGAAGAAGCTCAAAGGCAATCAGAAAAATTAATCACTCAATCCTGA
- a CDS encoding adenosine kinase, with translation MARFDVFGVGTPVIDYYAYVKNEDVDKFGLVKGSTNYFSNRGELDKIGNRVKIIKKSPGDNARNVCEGVCYLGGSAAYGGAVGKDEDGRLFTDSLEKNKIEASIEELFKRKTGKVVVLVDEGGDRTFAADLGAGEWYEKVDEKKISNSSFFYVTSITLCRESKTAETALKCLKCAMDYGIRIAYSLESPQLVQKNRERILKTIEEGAYILFANMEELKALAIDAKEFSETVPLVCLKIGADGSAIYHNNSVIRISAKSVTNVVDTTGAGDAYAAGFLFGLSRGADLKKCGQIATELASRVIGKVGSGLSD, from the coding sequence ATGGCACGATTTGATGTTTTTGGAGTTGGTACGCCAGTTATCGATTATTATGCATATGTTAAGAATGAGGATGTTGATAAATTTGGACTTGTAAAGGGGTCTACTAATTATTTTTCTAACAGAGGGGAATTGGATAAAATAGGAAATAGGGTTAAGATAATAAAGAAATCTCCAGGAGACAATGCACGAAACGTTTGTGAAGGGGTTTGCTATTTGGGAGGGAGTGCTGCTTATGGGGGGGCCGTAGGCAAAGACGAGGACGGAAGACTATTTACAGATAGCTTGGAAAAAAATAAAATAGAAGCAAGCATTGAAGAATTATTTAAGAGGAAGACTGGAAAAGTCGTTGTTCTTGTTGATGAAGGTGGAGATAGGACTTTTGCTGCTGATTTAGGTGCTGGCGAGTGGTATGAGAAGGTGGATGAAAAAAAGATAAGTAATTCATCTTTCTTTTATGTAACGTCAATCACTCTTTGCAGAGAATCAAAAACAGCTGAAACGGCCTTAAAATGTTTAAAATGCGCAATGGATTATGGGATTAGGATTGCCTACTCGCTTGAAAGTCCACAATTGGTCCAAAAAAATAGGGAGAGAATACTCAAAACTATTGAAGAAGGAGCGTATATTCTCTTTGCCAACATGGAGGAGCTAAAAGCACTGGCAATTGATGCTAAGGAGTTTTCTGAAACGGTTCCTCTTGTTTGTCTTAAAATTGGAGCAGATGGCTCGGCTATCTATCATAATAACAGCGTTATTAGGATAAGCGCCAAAAGTGTGACGAACGTCGTTGACACTACTGGCGCCGGAGATGCTTACGCAGCAGGTTTTTTGTTTGGCTTATCAAGAGGGGCTGATTTGAAGAAATGCGGTCAGATTGCAACTGAATTGGCTTCACGAGTAATTGGAAAGGTTGGGTCAGGATTGAGTGATTAA